Proteins found in one Aethina tumida isolate Nest 87 chromosome 1, icAetTumi1.1, whole genome shotgun sequence genomic segment:
- the LOC109597167 gene encoding uncharacterized protein LOC109597167 → MWREVLTCLAVIQLVFGASLIPCPDHCQCTTTQEDTIHATCKNFEFLNKLVAKQKSSIRQLTITGNVEKVNGKVKYLKNLDYLDLSHTNVDLKNLPSLAKIKTLVLKENNIKDINFIDLPKNIETLDLSHNYISEIPEDWRELRQLKTINLGKNPINCDCSYVLRYKDMVAHGIKFTDAVLCGSPKEYHSKPIETISCSLIDLMVGDEQGSGASEEVTDYINTPLIDNETDLEKSEEPEEGSGSIIMLSSDEKSSSEEEHVEEMTTPETPQLTTYASQPAEEVSEVTESPELYVEENNSVEATTEGGDDEESATELYVEGNEATTEGTNEDDGEENVTESQELHVEATTVEPNQENVDSGEESVTETQQLYGAEHVNEATTTEANQETVETDDEEGEENVTEEATTEYADSMATTEEPSQIGVDVEESNNVMTTTEPNEEATTAAWSTVDDDDEDEEGSGNDGILPVHEVAYDNETTNETETEAEGSGFIVPDISELPPPPPACSIDCETPKPVGEEDEEDASPLPDFGDQLNTIKEDIFGSNEGPKPEVTTTEVPVQVEQVPNVEQVEVEEVPFTKETESKNENEKTSDKDNDDYALTTNTKLGRSSVDEGSSSTLYIVIGVIVVALICIAVFFVMKKGNNKKNRRNYGNVESFGEEMKPMTKAPIEPVTEKPQILENVPLMNGQNGKINDDNDLPEKNEFSSVELRPPRDDENLLTPKRERVTIKETVFPDSIPKTPVLVHRRQNSEGDIVITPVD, encoded by the coding sequence ATGTGGAGGGAAGTGCTCACGTGTTTGGCTGTCATACAGCTAGTTTTCGGAGCATCCCTTATCCCCTGTCCAGATCACTGTCAGTGCACCACCACACAAGAAGACACAATACACGCAACATGCAAAAACTTCGAGTTCTTAAACAAGTTGGTGGCCAAACAAAAATCCAGCATACGACAGCTAACAATAACTGGCAACGTAGAAAAAGTTAATGGTAAAGTAAAGTACTTGAAGAATCTAGATTATCTCGATCTGAGCCACACCAACGTCGATCTGAAGAACTTACCCTCTCTAGCCAAAATAAAGACATTAGTTTTAAAAGAGAACAACATAAAAGACATCAACTTCATCGATTTACCAAAAAACATTGAAACCTTAGATCTATCTCACAATTACATATCGGAAATCCCAGAAGACTGGAGGGAACTGAggcaattaaaaacaattaatttgggCAAAAACCCAATTAACTGTGACTGTTCCTACGTTCTGCGGTACAAGGACATGGTGGCTCACGGCATCAAGTTCACGGATGCCGTCCTGTGCGGCTCGCCCAAAGAGTATCACTCCAAACCCATTGAAACAATCAGTTGTTCCCTAATAGATCTGATGGTTGGAGACGAACAAGGCTCGGGAGCATCCGAAGAGGTGACTGATTACATTAACACACCACTAATAGACAATGAAACTGATCTGGAAAAAAGTGAGGAACCCGAAGAAGGCAGTGGTTCGATCATCATGCTGTCAAGTGACGAGAAGTCGTCAAGTGAAGAGGAGCACGTGGAGGAGATGACCACACCGGAAACACCACAGCTAACTACATACGCATCACAACCCGCAGAAGAAGTGAGTGAGGTGACTGAAAGTCCGGAGTTGTACGTTGAAGAGAACAACAGTGTGGAAGCCACAACGGAAGGCGGTGATGATGAAGAGAGCGCGACTGAATTGTACGTAGAGGGCAACGAAGCCACGACAGAAGGTACTAATGAAGACGATGGTGAGGAGAACGTGACTGAAAGTCAGGAATTACATGTGGAGGCAACAACTGTAGAACCTAATCAGGAAAATGTGGACAGTGGTGAAGAAAGTGTGACTGAAACTCAACAATTATACGGCGCTGAACACGTCAATGAGGCAACTACTACAGAAGCTAATCAAGAAACTGTGGAGACTGATGATGAAGAAGGCGAAGAAAACGTCACTGAGGAAGCCACAACTGAATATGCAGACAGTATGGCTACAACAGAAGAACCAAGCCAAATAGGTGTGGATGTGGAGGAAAGTAACAATGTGATGACCACAACTGAGCCTAATGAGGAGGCAACTACGGCGGCCTGGTCGACTgtagatgatgatgatgaagaCGAAGAAGGTAGCGGTAACGATGGCATTTTACCGGTACACGAAGTTGCCTATGACAATGAGACAACCAATGAGACTGAAACTGAAGCTGAAGGAAGTGGCTTTATTGTCCCTGATATATCTGAGTTACCACCACCACCGCCAGCGTGCAGTATTGATTGTGAGACGCCAAAGCCTGTAGGTGAAGAGGACGAAGAAGATGCATCACCACTTCCCGACTTTGGTGATCAACTTAATACTATAAAGGAGGACATATTTGGATCCAACGAAGGACCTAAGCCAGAAGTTACCACAACGGAAGTGCCGGTACAAGTCGAGCAAGTACCAAACGTGGAACAAGTGGAGGTGGAAGAAGTTCCATTCACAAAGGAGACTGAATCAAAGAACGAAAATGAGAAAACTTCGGACAAAGATAACGACGACTACGCACTAACTACGAACACAAAATTGGGAAGGTCGTCCGTTGATGAGGGATCGAGTAGTACCTTGTACATTGTAATTGGGGTTATAGTGGTGGCGTTGATTTGCATCGCCGTATTCTTCGTCATGAAAAAGGGCAACAACAAGAAGAACAGGAGGAATTACGGCAACGTGGAGAGTTTCGGTGAGGAAATGAAGCCGATGACCAAAGCCCCGATTGAACCTGTCACGGAGAAACCTCAAATACTCGAGAACGTGCCCCTGATGAACGGCCAGAACGGCAAGATCAACGACGACAACGACCTGCCCGAGAAAAATGAGTTCAGTTCGGTGGAACTGAGACCTCCGCGTGACGATGAGAACTTGCTGACGCCAAAAAGAGAAAGAGTAACTATAAAGGAGACTGTTTTCCCAGATTCAATTCCAAAGACGCCAGTTTTGGTACATCGCAGACAGAACAGTGAGGGGGATATCGTTATTACTCCTGTAGATTAA